A genomic window from Argopecten irradians isolate NY unplaced genomic scaffold, Ai_NY scaffold_0354, whole genome shotgun sequence includes:
- the LOC138312521 gene encoding putative nuclease HARBI1 has translation MASYLLFEEGQRRAFRRERVFRDRTMVLDVMDDTYRSLGISPSTQVLVALRYFAKGGFLSEIGDTHGVSRSSVSRIVTSVTDAVIQKKGNAISFPDHSMTRRTKEAFYDIAQFPNVVGAVDGTQSYPPAETSMYMYVGRGTMPSTSKVSSTPR, from the exons ATGGCGTCTTACTTGTTGTTTGAAGAAGGGCAAAGGAGAGCGTTTAGGAGAGAAAGAGTGTTTAGGGACAGAACGATGGTATTAGATGTAATGGACGAT ACATATCGTTCGCTTGGAATATCGCCATCGACACAAGTCCTCGTTGCATTGCGATATTTTGCTAAAGGAGGGTTCCTTTCAGAGATCGGGGATACTCATGGTGTGAGTCGGTCTTCTGTAAGCCGCATCGTGACGTCTGTGACAGATGCGGTGATACAGAAGAAAGGCAACGCTATCAGTTTCCCCGATCATTCCATGACCCGACGCACCAAAGAGGCATTTTATGATATTGCTCAATTTCCGAACGTTGTCGGCGCTGTCGACGGGACTCAATCTTATCCCCCAGCAGAGACGagcatgtatatgtatgtaggaAGGGGTACCATGCCATCAACGTCCAAGGTGTCGTCGACGCCGAGATGA